In Mycobacterium sp. JS623, one genomic interval encodes:
- the uvrA gene encoding excinuclease ABC subunit UvrA, protein MAERLIIKGAREHNLRSIDLELPRDALIVFTGLSGSGKSSLAFDTIFAEGQRRYVESLSAYARQFLGQMDKPDVDFIEGLSPAVSIDQKSTNRNPRSTVGTITEVYDYLRLLYARAGTPHCPVCGERIARQTPQQIVDQVLAMDEGLRFQVLAPVVRTRKGEFVDLFDKLNSQGYSRVRVDGVVHSLTDPPKLKKQEKHDIEVVVDRLTVKASSKQRLTDSVETALTLADGIVVLEFVDREDDHPHREQRFSEKLACPNGHPLAVDDLEPRSFSFNSPYGACPECTGLGIKKEVDPDLVVPDPELTLAEGAVAPWSMGQTAEYFTRMLSGLGDQLGFDVDTPWKKLPAKARRAILEGCDEQVHVRYRNRYGRTRSYYADFEGVMAFLQRKMEQTDSEQMKERYEGFMRDVPCPECEGTRLKPEILAVTLAADSKHMSIAEVAELSIAECAEFLNGLTLGTREQAIAGQVLKEIQSRLGFLLDVGLEYLSLSRAAATLSGGEAQRIRLATQIGSGLVGVLYVLDEPSIGLHQRDNRRLIETLIRLRDLGNTLIVVEHDLDTIAHADWVVDIGPAAGEHGGRIVHSGPYDELLTNPNSLTGAYLSGKEQIEVPAIRRPADHKRQLTVVGAREHNLREIDVSFPLGVLTSVTGVSGSGKSTLVNDILASVLANKLNGARQVPGRHTRVTGLDKVDKLVRVDQSPIGRTPRSNPATYTGVFDKIRTLFAATTEAKVRGYQPGRFSFNVKGGRCEACSGDGTIKIEMNFLPDVYVPCEVCHGARYNRETLEVHYKGKTIAEVLDMSIEEAAEFFAPISSIHRYLQTLVDVGLGYVRLGQPAPTLSGGEAQRVKLASELQKRSTGRTVYILDEPTTGLHFEDIRKLLGVINGLVDKGNTVIVIEHNLDVIKTSDWIVDMGPEGGAGGGSVVASGTPEDVAVNPDSYTGHFLAEVLDVPRPKLKSRGRRVTA, encoded by the coding sequence CCGTCGGCACCATCACCGAGGTGTACGACTACCTGCGCCTGCTCTATGCCAGGGCCGGCACCCCGCACTGCCCGGTGTGCGGCGAGCGCATCGCGCGGCAGACGCCGCAGCAGATCGTCGACCAGGTGCTCGCAATGGACGAGGGCCTGCGGTTCCAGGTGTTGGCACCGGTGGTGCGCACCCGCAAGGGCGAGTTCGTCGACCTGTTCGACAAGCTCAACTCGCAGGGCTACAGCCGCGTGCGCGTCGACGGGGTGGTGCACTCGCTGACCGATCCGCCGAAGCTGAAGAAGCAGGAAAAGCACGACATCGAGGTGGTCGTCGACCGGCTGACCGTGAAGGCCAGCTCCAAGCAGCGGCTGACCGATTCGGTGGAGACGGCGCTGACCCTCGCCGACGGCATCGTCGTCCTCGAGTTCGTCGACCGCGAGGACGACCACCCGCACCGTGAGCAACGGTTCTCCGAGAAGCTGGCCTGCCCGAACGGCCACCCGCTGGCCGTCGACGACCTGGAGCCGCGGTCGTTCTCGTTCAATTCGCCCTACGGCGCCTGCCCGGAGTGCACCGGCCTCGGCATCAAGAAAGAGGTCGATCCGGACCTGGTAGTCCCGGATCCTGAGCTGACGCTGGCTGAAGGGGCCGTGGCCCCATGGTCCATGGGCCAGACGGCCGAGTACTTCACCCGGATGCTGTCGGGCCTGGGTGATCAACTCGGCTTCGACGTCGACACGCCGTGGAAGAAGCTGCCTGCCAAGGCACGCAGAGCGATTCTCGAGGGTTGCGACGAGCAGGTGCACGTGCGGTACCGCAACCGCTACGGCCGAACCCGTTCGTACTACGCCGATTTCGAAGGCGTGATGGCGTTCCTTCAGCGCAAGATGGAGCAGACGGACTCCGAACAGATGAAGGAGCGCTACGAGGGCTTCATGCGTGACGTTCCGTGCCCGGAATGCGAAGGCACCAGGCTGAAGCCGGAGATCCTCGCGGTGACGCTGGCCGCGGACAGCAAGCACATGTCGATCGCCGAGGTCGCTGAACTTTCCATTGCGGAGTGCGCAGAGTTCCTCAACGGGCTGACGCTCGGCACGCGCGAGCAGGCCATCGCGGGGCAGGTGCTCAAGGAGATCCAATCGCGGTTGGGCTTCCTGCTCGACGTCGGGCTGGAATATCTGTCGCTGTCGCGGGCGGCGGCCACGCTCTCTGGCGGTGAGGCGCAACGCATTCGGCTCGCCACCCAAATCGGGTCGGGACTGGTCGGCGTGCTCTATGTGCTCGACGAGCCGTCCATCGGTCTGCATCAGCGTGACAACCGCCGGCTGATCGAAACCCTGATCCGGCTAAGGGATTTGGGCAACACGCTGATCGTGGTCGAGCACGACCTCGACACCATCGCCCACGCCGACTGGGTGGTCGACATCGGCCCGGCGGCGGGGGAGCACGGTGGTCGCATCGTGCACAGCGGCCCGTATGACGAACTGCTGACCAACCCGAATTCGCTTACCGGAGCGTATCTTTCGGGCAAGGAACAGATCGAGGTGCCGGCTATTCGGCGCCCGGCCGACCACAAGCGTCAGCTCACCGTCGTCGGCGCCCGCGAGCACAACCTGCGTGAGATCGATGTGTCGTTCCCCCTAGGTGTGCTGACGTCTGTGACGGGTGTGTCTGGTTCGGGCAAGTCGACTCTGGTCAACGACATCCTGGCATCGGTGCTGGCTAACAAACTCAACGGCGCGCGGCAGGTGCCCGGCCGGCACACCCGCGTCACCGGGCTGGACAAGGTGGACAAGCTGGTGCGGGTCGACCAGTCGCCGATCGGCCGCACGCCGCGGTCGAATCCGGCCACTTACACCGGGGTGTTCGACAAGATCCGCACGTTGTTCGCGGCCACCACCGAGGCGAAGGTGCGGGGCTATCAGCCGGGCCGGTTCTCCTTCAACGTCAAGGGCGGCCGGTGCGAGGCGTGTTCGGGCGACGGCACCATCAAGATCGAGATGAACTTCCTGCCGGACGTGTACGTGCCGTGCGAGGTGTGCCACGGCGCCCGGTACAACCGGGAAACGCTGGAAGTGCACTACAAGGGCAAGACCATCGCCGAGGTGCTCGACATGTCGATCGAGGAAGCGGCGGAGTTCTTCGCGCCGATCAGCTCGATTCACCGGTATCTGCAGACGCTGGTCGACGTCGGGCTCGGCTATGTGCGGTTGGGTCAGCCGGCGCCGACGCTCTCGGGCGGCGAGGCGCAGCGCGTGAAGCTGGCGTCCGAACTGCAGAAGCGCTCGACGGGTCGCACGGTGTACATCCTCGACGAACCGACGACGGGACTGCATTTCGAGGACATCCGCAAGCTGCTCGGCGTCATCAATGGCCTTGTGGACAAAGGCAATACGGTCATCGTCATCGAGCACAACCTCGATGTGATCAAGACGTCGGACTGGATTGTCGATATGGGTCCCGAGGGCGGGGCGGGTGGCGGCTCGGTGGTCGCGTCGGGTACGCCGGAGGACGTCGCCGTGAACCCGGACAGTTACACCGGGCATTTCCTCGCGGAGGTCCTCGACGTGCCGCGGCCGAAGCTGAAGTCTCGCGGCCGCAGGGTCACCGCTTAG
- a CDS encoding GNAT family N-acetyltransferase: protein MTRLRIREATAHDAQTLGRIFFDSFESLATRHGFPIEPGTPEFTEFQMTSMLSTDGIHGLVAESDGKILGSGFQDERGMIVGVGPISVDPAAMDAGVGRALMEALLLRSANREVAGVRLVQTAYHYRSLSLYAKLGFAVREPLSVFQGSPSAEPAPGATVRPATADDTQACDAICRWVHGHDRHAELQAWIAAGTARVVERNNDIAGYATGFGYGWHAVGRTDDDVAALLGSAETLMGLGVLVPSRNTALMKWCFEAGLRIVQQSTLMTVGLYNEPQGSWLPSISY, encoded by the coding sequence GTGACACGGCTGCGGATTCGCGAGGCGACGGCGCACGACGCCCAGACGCTGGGTCGCATATTCTTCGATTCCTTCGAGTCGCTGGCGACGCGCCACGGGTTCCCCATCGAGCCCGGCACCCCGGAATTCACCGAATTTCAGATGACGTCAATGCTGAGCACCGACGGTATCCACGGTTTGGTCGCCGAAAGCGACGGCAAGATCCTGGGCAGCGGATTTCAGGACGAACGCGGCATGATCGTCGGCGTCGGCCCCATCAGCGTCGATCCAGCCGCGATGGACGCCGGCGTAGGCCGGGCGCTGATGGAGGCGTTGCTGCTCCGATCTGCCAACCGAGAAGTCGCGGGCGTCCGACTCGTCCAGACGGCCTACCACTATCGATCGCTTTCGCTGTACGCCAAGCTCGGCTTCGCTGTCCGGGAGCCGCTCTCGGTCTTCCAAGGCAGTCCTAGCGCGGAACCTGCACCCGGCGCCACGGTGCGACCAGCCACCGCCGACGACACCCAGGCATGCGATGCCATCTGCCGATGGGTGCACGGCCACGACCGCCACGCCGAACTGCAAGCCTGGATCGCCGCCGGCACGGCGCGAGTGGTCGAGCGCAACAACGACATCGCCGGATATGCAACCGGATTCGGCTACGGGTGGCATGCGGTCGGTCGGACCGACGACGACGTTGCCGCCCTTCTGGGTTCCGCCGAAACGCTCATGGGGCTGGGTGTTCTTGTGCCGTCACGCAATACCGCGCTGATGAAGTGGTGCTTCGAGGCGGGGCTTCGTATCGTGCAACAGTCGACGCTGATGACGGTCGGACTGTACAACGAGCCGCAGGGCTCCTGGCTGCCGTCGATCAGCTACTAG
- a CDS encoding winged helix DNA-binding domain-containing protein encodes MRSFTVEERRARLGRRHFLAEPAGSLDGVVADLVGLHATDPATPYLSLWARMPGFAVADLDAELYERRTLLKHLAMRRTLWTVRAKDLPLIQSAASDRVADNERRRLVTDAQKAGVATDGERWLDAACAAVLRHLAEHGAASAKELREALPELTGRYDYAPGKRWGGETPLAPRVLTVLAVRGDVVRGPNDGAWTISRPRWTPMGAWLPSVSEPAEPEAARAELVRRWLRAFGPATETDIKWWFGNTLTWARHALRDISAVEVDIDGTPGFALSDDLDIEPDVEPWCALLPGLDVTTMGWYGRDWYLGEHRGQLFDTNGNGGPTAWCNGRIVGGWGQDADGRVEVRLLEDVGRDAKRALKKRAAELTAWLDGVRVSPSFPSPLSKR; translated from the coding sequence ATGCGGTCATTCACGGTTGAGGAGCGACGAGCTCGGCTCGGGCGGCGACATTTTCTGGCTGAGCCGGCAGGGTCGCTCGACGGTGTGGTGGCGGATCTGGTCGGGCTGCATGCCACCGATCCGGCCACTCCGTATTTGTCGCTGTGGGCGCGGATGCCGGGCTTCGCCGTCGCTGACCTGGATGCCGAACTGTATGAGCGCCGCACCCTGCTCAAACACCTGGCGATGCGGCGCACACTGTGGACGGTGCGGGCGAAGGACCTTCCGCTGATCCAGTCGGCCGCCAGCGACCGCGTAGCAGACAACGAACGCAGGCGATTGGTCACGGACGCGCAGAAGGCGGGCGTCGCGACGGACGGTGAGCGATGGCTGGATGCGGCGTGCGCGGCGGTACTGCGTCACCTCGCCGAACACGGCGCGGCCAGCGCGAAGGAGTTGCGCGAGGCGCTGCCCGAGCTGACCGGCCGGTACGACTACGCGCCCGGCAAGCGTTGGGGCGGCGAGACTCCTTTGGCGCCAAGGGTTTTGACGGTATTAGCCGTGCGGGGTGATGTCGTCAGGGGCCCGAATGACGGCGCGTGGACGATTTCGCGGCCGCGATGGACGCCGATGGGCGCGTGGCTGCCATCGGTTTCGGAGCCCGCAGAGCCGGAGGCGGCTCGCGCTGAACTGGTGCGCAGATGGCTGCGGGCGTTCGGCCCCGCGACGGAGACGGACATCAAGTGGTGGTTCGGCAACACCCTGACGTGGGCGCGGCACGCGCTGCGCGACATCAGCGCTGTCGAGGTTGATATCGACGGCACACCCGGTTTCGCGTTGTCCGATGATCTCGACATCGAACCCGATGTCGAGCCGTGGTGCGCGCTGCTGCCCGGCCTGGATGTCACCACGATGGGCTGGTACGGCCGCGACTGGTATCTCGGTGAGCACCGCGGTCAGTTGTTCGACACGAATGGCAATGGTGGCCCGACCGCATGGTGCAACGGCCGGATCGTCGGCGGCTGGGGTCAGGACGCCGACGGCCGCGTCGAGGTGCGGCTGCTCGAGGATGTGGGCCGCGACGCGAAGCGGGCGTTGAAGAAGCGGGCAGCGGAGCTGACGGCGTGGCTGGACGGTGTGCGTGTCAGCCCAAGCTTTCCGTCGCCGCTGTCGAAGCGCTAG
- a CDS encoding lipoprotein LpqH has translation MNKVVVSVVGLAAAAAVLVGCSDNKSGPAPATAAGGSQVSTGGSTEVKVDGKDLSGLDLKSVTCVKQGGKINVASAAVNGQAGLAVVMSDANPPTVESLGMTVDGNALAVTNSMGAQVGKADVKVDGSTYTITGQAAGADIKNPMAGMITKPFTVKVTCS, from the coding sequence ATGAACAAGGTTGTCGTGAGCGTGGTCGGATTGGCCGCCGCGGCTGCTGTGCTGGTGGGATGCTCTGACAACAAGAGCGGACCCGCTCCGGCGACGGCTGCGGGTGGCTCACAGGTCAGCACAGGCGGCAGCACCGAGGTCAAGGTCGACGGTAAGGACCTTTCCGGCCTCGATCTGAAATCGGTGACGTGCGTCAAGCAGGGCGGCAAGATCAACGTGGCCAGCGCCGCAGTCAACGGCCAGGCGGGCCTGGCCGTCGTGATGAGCGACGCGAACCCGCCGACCGTGGAGTCGCTGGGCATGACTGTTGACGGCAACGCTCTGGCGGTCACCAACAGCATGGGCGCACAGGTCGGTAAGGCCGACGTCAAGGTCGACGGCAGCACCTACACCATCACCGGTCAGGCCGCGGGCGCTGACATCAAGAACCCGATGGCAGGCATGATCACCAAGCCGTTCACCGTCAAGGTGACCTGCAGCTGA
- a CDS encoding CHAT domain-containing protein has product MCSHRRRGRLVNVAVTLVLRYADVGVATYASLRVVGEPARTVTWVVQEPELVAALDRLATALPDPVESETRRDAVERAIASGPFAAPATELAIARTLGLSLLAPQAWQLLVECAASPRAALFVSPSARLARVPWGLLAMPNEDGFRLVELADVLMAAPSNIVNSARTAANWDDRRDSPPLLILDPRVPGQRPDSALGSVLGRPSAETSLAQHFAATMGQRAVLPEVGGAIELFRRTDADRSWLGRQLDRKPSRLLYVGHATAADGDVGHADRAALHLADERPLTASDLMSAKLPMPPRIAMIACASGGDYQFDEATGLVAAMILGGAQLVTATLWSLPTTAGYRQFVSAAGDHDPMAEAIIAVDRAHEEPAAGRAVNGWQRAQMRRWRDGDISASPLYWAALATFAVDGVR; this is encoded by the coding sequence ATGTGCAGTCACCGCCGACGAGGCCGCTTGGTCAACGTGGCCGTAACCCTCGTCCTTCGCTACGCCGACGTCGGAGTCGCCACCTATGCCAGCCTCCGCGTCGTCGGAGAGCCGGCGCGAACCGTCACCTGGGTGGTTCAGGAGCCCGAACTCGTTGCCGCACTTGATCGACTGGCCACCGCGCTGCCGGACCCAGTCGAGTCCGAGACACGCCGCGATGCGGTCGAGCGTGCCATCGCCTCAGGCCCGTTCGCAGCGCCAGCCACCGAATTGGCGATCGCCCGCACGTTGGGGCTTAGCCTGTTGGCGCCCCAAGCGTGGCAGCTGCTGGTCGAATGTGCGGCATCGCCGCGGGCCGCGCTGTTCGTATCGCCCAGCGCGCGGCTGGCGCGCGTGCCGTGGGGGCTGCTCGCGATGCCGAACGAGGACGGCTTCCGGTTGGTGGAACTCGCGGACGTGCTGATGGCGGCCCCGTCAAACATCGTGAATTCCGCGCGAACAGCGGCGAACTGGGACGATCGTCGCGATAGCCCGCCGCTCCTGATTCTCGATCCGCGTGTGCCAGGGCAGCGACCCGACTCTGCGCTGGGCTCCGTGCTGGGCAGACCATCGGCGGAAACCTCACTGGCGCAACACTTTGCGGCCACGATGGGGCAACGCGCGGTGCTGCCCGAGGTCGGCGGCGCCATCGAGTTATTCCGCCGTACCGACGCCGATCGGTCATGGCTGGGCCGTCAGCTCGACCGGAAACCGAGCAGGCTGCTGTACGTCGGGCATGCCACCGCCGCAGACGGCGACGTTGGGCATGCCGACCGGGCCGCGCTGCATCTCGCCGATGAACGACCGCTGACGGCGTCGGATCTGATGTCGGCGAAACTGCCGATGCCGCCGCGAATCGCGATGATTGCGTGTGCATCCGGCGGCGACTATCAATTCGACGAGGCGACGGGCCTGGTGGCGGCGATGATCCTGGGTGGCGCGCAGCTGGTCACCGCCACGCTGTGGTCATTACCGACCACCGCTGGCTACCGCCAGTTCGTCTCTGCCGCAGGTGATCACGATCCGATGGCGGAGGCGATCATCGCCGTCGACCGCGCCCACGAAGAGCCAGCCGCGGGACGCGCCGTGAACGGTTGGCAGCGTGCGCAGATGCGACGATGGCGCGACGGCGACATCAGCGCGAGCCCGCTGTATTGGGCGGCCCTGGCTACTTTCGCGGTCGACGGAGTCCGATGA
- a CDS encoding alpha/beta hydrolase has translation MHGWLPIAVQVIAGLLLIAAIGWRNRRWRVVWLPWAALVGVALTVAAYWYIASQGLGDNTNPAPNSLWIWIGLTGVAAGVLIAGWRGARWWRRGVSAVAVPACVLCAGLALNIWVGYFPTVETAYNQLTAGPLPDQTDAGTVVAMQKRHAIPLKGTVVPVNIPDAGSGFRHRGELVYLPPAWYATDPPPPLPTVMMIGGEFNTPADWLRGGGAVKTIDDFAAAHGGNAPVFVFVDAGGAFNNDSECVNGSRGNAADHLTKDVVPFMVSDYHVSQNRANWGVVGFSMGGTCAVDLTVMHPDMFSAFEDIAGDLSPNSGNKAQTIARLFGGNAAAWAAFDPTTVITRHGPYTGVVGWFDINGNPSTQPHVVNAAASAGDQTAAANSLCATGSANGIKCAVVMQPGKHDWPFAAHAFAVGLPWLAGQLGTPGLPVLPLPPSPQPTAPAPAPAPPHSGPNLQAAAK, from the coding sequence ATGCACGGATGGCTTCCGATCGCGGTGCAAGTCATCGCAGGCCTGCTGCTCATCGCCGCGATCGGCTGGCGAAACCGCCGCTGGCGCGTGGTGTGGCTGCCGTGGGCGGCGCTGGTCGGGGTCGCGCTGACGGTGGCGGCGTACTGGTACATCGCTTCGCAGGGGCTGGGCGACAACACCAATCCAGCTCCGAATTCGCTGTGGATTTGGATCGGCCTGACCGGTGTGGCCGCCGGCGTGTTGATCGCGGGCTGGCGTGGCGCCCGGTGGTGGCGGCGGGGCGTATCAGCAGTGGCGGTGCCGGCGTGCGTGCTGTGTGCCGGGCTCGCGCTGAATATATGGGTGGGCTACTTCCCCACCGTGGAGACCGCCTACAACCAGCTGACCGCGGGACCGCTGCCCGACCAGACGGACGCCGGGACCGTCGTCGCGATGCAGAAACGGCACGCTATTCCGCTGAAGGGCACTGTGGTGCCGGTCAACATTCCGGATGCGGGATCCGGCTTCAGGCACCGGGGCGAGCTGGTCTACCTTCCGCCCGCCTGGTACGCCACCGATCCCCCGCCGCCCTTGCCGACGGTGATGATGATCGGGGGCGAATTCAACACGCCCGCCGATTGGTTACGCGGGGGTGGCGCGGTCAAGACGATCGACGACTTCGCTGCCGCGCACGGCGGTAATGCACCGGTGTTCGTGTTCGTCGACGCCGGCGGCGCCTTCAACAACGACAGCGAATGCGTCAACGGCAGCCGCGGAAACGCCGCGGATCACCTCACCAAAGATGTTGTGCCGTTCATGGTTTCGGACTATCACGTTTCGCAGAACCGGGCCAACTGGGGCGTTGTCGGATTTTCGATGGGTGGCACGTGCGCGGTCGACCTGACAGTGATGCATCCCGACATGTTCAGCGCCTTCGAGGACATCGCGGGCGATTTGTCACCCAACTCCGGAAACAAGGCCCAGACGATTGCGCGGCTGTTCGGGGGCAATGCCGCCGCCTGGGCGGCGTTTGATCCGACGACGGTCATCACCCGCCACGGCCCCTACACCGGGGTGGTCGGCTGGTTCGACATCAACGGCAACCCGTCGACGCAGCCGCATGTGGTGAATGCGGCGGCCAGCGCGGGCGACCAGACCGCGGCGGCGAACTCGTTGTGTGCGACCGGAAGCGCGAACGGGATCAAATGTGCGGTGGTGATGCAGCCGGGCAAGCACGACTGGCCGTTCGCCGCACACGCGTTCGCGGTCGGGCTGCCATGGTTGGCCGGTCAGCTGGGCACACCCGGGCTGCCCGTACTGCCGCTGCCTCCGTCGCCGCAACCAACGGCTCCCGCTCCAGCGCCTGCCCCGCCGCACTCGGGCCCAAACCTGCAGGCGGCGGCCAAGTAG